One Polaribacter sp. SA4-12 genomic window carries:
- the mgtE gene encoding magnesium transporter: MAFEITDEFIEQLSDVISSNDDKVIYSLFKDVHYADIAEVLDEVNFDEAIYIIKLLDSEKTSEILMELDEDIREKILENLSAKEIAEEVGEMDSDDAADIIGELSEERQKRVISELDDHELAADIKELLSYEEETAGALMAKELVKVYETWTVAGCMRRIRGQAKDVTRVHSIYVVDKEEKLIGRLSLKDLIIAKSDQKISEIYIDQVDAVNVNEDDEEVARIMAKYDLEAIPVVDNNNVLLGRITIDDIVDLLKEEADKDYQMAAGLTQDVDSDDSIFELTRARLPWLFLGLLGGIGAFLIMEGFHGVFAKYAALFFFTPLIAAMAGNVGVQSSAIIVQGLANDDVKGSINSRLFKEMLLAALNGFILALILFFFVWAYQGKIDLALAISVSLVIVIIVAGLIGTFVPLFLNKRGIDPAIATGPFITTSNDIFGILIYFMIAKVILGI, from the coding sequence ATGGCATTTGAAATCACAGATGAATTTATAGAACAACTATCCGACGTTATAAGCTCTAATGATGATAAGGTAATTTATTCCTTATTTAAAGATGTCCATTATGCAGATATTGCAGAGGTTTTAGACGAGGTTAATTTTGATGAAGCAATTTATATCATCAAACTCTTAGATAGCGAGAAAACGTCTGAAATTCTAATGGAATTAGACGAGGATATTCGTGAGAAAATCTTAGAAAACTTATCTGCAAAAGAAATTGCAGAAGAAGTTGGAGAAATGGACTCTGATGATGCTGCAGATATTATTGGTGAACTTTCTGAAGAACGCCAAAAACGTGTAATTTCTGAGTTAGATGATCATGAGTTAGCAGCAGATATTAAAGAATTACTTTCTTACGAAGAAGAAACTGCAGGTGCTTTAATGGCAAAAGAATTGGTAAAAGTCTATGAAACATGGACGGTTGCTGGCTGTATGCGTAGAATTAGAGGGCAAGCTAAAGATGTTACTAGAGTACATTCTATTTATGTAGTAGATAAAGAAGAGAAATTAATTGGTAGGCTTTCTTTAAAAGATTTAATTATTGCCAAGTCTGATCAAAAAATCTCAGAAATATATATAGATCAAGTAGATGCTGTAAACGTAAATGAAGATGATGAAGAAGTTGCTAGAATTATGGCAAAGTACGATTTAGAAGCAATACCGGTTGTAGATAATAACAACGTTTTATTAGGTAGAATTACAATTGATGATATTGTAGATCTCTTAAAAGAAGAAGCAGACAAGGATTATCAAATGGCAGCTGGTTTAACACAAGATGTAGATTCTGACGATAGTATTTTTGAATTGACAAGAGCACGTTTACCTTGGTTATTTTTAGGTTTATTAGGTGGTATTGGTGCTTTTTTAATTATGGAAGGTTTTCATGGTGTTTTTGCAAAATATGCAGCTTTGTTCTTTTTCACCCCCTTAATTGCAGCAATGGCAGGTAATGTAGGTGTACAATCTTCAGCTATTATTGTGCAAGGTTTAGCCAACGATGATGTAAAAGGAAGTATAAATAGTCGTCTTTTTAAAGAAATGCTTTTAGCGGCTTTAAACGGGTTTATTTTAGCACTAATACTATTCTTTTTTGTGTGGGCTTATCAAGGTAAAATAGATCTTGCCCTAGCAATTTCTGTATCCTTAGTAATCGTAATTATTGTAGCTGGTTTAATAGGTACTTTCGTTCCTTTATTTTTAAATAAAAGAGGTATCGATCCTGCAATTGCAACAGGTCCTTTTATAACTACAAGTAATGATATTTTTGGAATCTTAATTTACTTTATGATTGCAAAGGTTATTTTAGGCATATAA
- a CDS encoding response regulator codes for MQKKVFFLLFFVGISAFSQNLDFEKSKDSIALLMKEYNKTNATKLTSKAFLVAERTKNDSLIRKTYINFGWMAYKANKDFANVALTEKKLLQLFKIKNDSFALAKYYHFKGTSFDFHNKSDSSFYNYSRSKDFHVLLKDSLEAGVKLLFMSRIQYRERDYLGCENSVVQGLRYIEPLEHYYYLKRLNNRLGNIMRITDRQIEARKLYLKAFEVSNRKSKVISKYKYAFLYNQYAKSFESEGNNIKGLEFYKKSLVIDSLINKFPLDYYQALDGYSYNSFKLGNKKLAIKGYLEVLKSREKRNDKKRLVFSHSLLGEVYATTKNVKKAIFHTKKGLALAKEVNNSERILENLLLLSKLVKGEKGRQYLEEHFILNDSLFKRERSLKNQFAKIRYETEKKDKENAGLKEENTEKQLLLEREKQQKTIGWFIAGISILVIGFGVSIASSRRKKILFDAKMQQIEAREKERQQIAKSLHDEVAGDIRMLHLKLAKTNQTEEAKSLDVIKENVRNLSHQLSSESFDKVSFKDQIINLISDFFEIDFRIKAEKIDSVDWQNINNAIKRTLFLTIRESVQNAKKHAAAKNVVLSFSETKKAVFLTISDNGKGFNVAAKKTGIGLKNMENKIRILIADDHQLVIQGILCSLKEVGDFDVVTTDNCDDAFQLIKSNQNTNPFQLLFTDLSFDNVTSETNLDGGEELIKAIKNNEFDIKIAVITGHTETNRVYNVISNLNPNAYLLKSKCDAAEIGFAVQKMLANDYYYTHEIHQKIMKRNIIQIQMDDVAIQIIKELPNHPKLANLEGVITKGDGSFLKLRSIETKLGSLRADLNANNNTDLVLKAKELGIID; via the coding sequence ATGCAAAAAAAAGTATTTTTTTTACTATTCTTTGTAGGAATTTCTGCATTTTCTCAAAATCTAGATTTTGAGAAAAGTAAAGATTCTATTGCTTTATTGATGAAAGAATACAATAAAACAAATGCAACTAAATTAACTAGCAAAGCTTTTTTAGTAGCAGAAAGGACCAAGAATGACTCTTTAATTAGAAAAACCTATATTAATTTTGGTTGGATGGCTTATAAAGCCAATAAAGACTTTGCAAATGTAGCTTTAACTGAAAAAAAATTACTTCAACTTTTCAAAATAAAGAATGATTCTTTTGCTTTAGCAAAATACTATCATTTTAAAGGAACTTCTTTTGATTTTCATAATAAATCTGATAGTAGCTTTTATAATTACAGCAGATCTAAAGACTTTCATGTACTATTAAAAGATTCACTAGAAGCAGGGGTGAAATTACTTTTTATGTCTCGTATTCAGTATAGAGAAAGAGATTATTTAGGCTGTGAGAATTCTGTAGTACAAGGGTTACGATATATAGAACCTCTTGAACATTATTATTACTTAAAGAGGTTAAATAATCGTCTTGGAAATATAATGCGTATTACAGATAGGCAAATAGAAGCTAGAAAATTGTACTTAAAAGCTTTCGAAGTTAGCAATAGAAAATCAAAAGTGATCAGTAAATATAAATATGCTTTTCTATATAATCAATATGCAAAGAGTTTTGAATCTGAAGGAAATAATATAAAAGGATTAGAATTCTATAAAAAAAGTTTAGTTATTGATAGTTTGATAAATAAGTTTCCTCTTGATTATTATCAAGCATTAGATGGCTATTCTTATAATAGTTTTAAGTTAGGGAATAAAAAACTGGCAATAAAAGGATATTTAGAAGTCTTAAAGTCTAGAGAAAAGAGAAATGATAAAAAACGTTTGGTTTTTTCACATTCGCTTTTAGGAGAAGTATATGCTACTACTAAAAACGTTAAAAAAGCAATATTTCATACAAAAAAAGGGTTAGCTTTAGCTAAAGAAGTAAATAATAGCGAGCGTATTTTAGAAAACCTTTTATTGTTATCTAAATTAGTAAAAGGAGAAAAAGGAAGACAATATTTAGAAGAACATTTTATATTGAATGATAGTCTTTTTAAGCGAGAAAGATCTTTAAAAAATCAGTTTGCAAAAATTAGATATGAAACTGAAAAAAAGGACAAAGAAAACGCGGGTTTAAAAGAAGAAAATACAGAAAAACAATTGCTTTTAGAACGCGAAAAACAACAGAAAACAATTGGGTGGTTTATTGCAGGAATAAGTATTTTAGTGATTGGTTTTGGAGTAAGTATTGCTTCTAGTAGAAGAAAGAAAATTCTTTTTGATGCGAAGATGCAACAAATCGAAGCACGTGAAAAAGAGCGTCAGCAAATTGCAAAATCTTTACATGATGAGGTTGCTGGAGATATACGAATGTTACATTTAAAATTAGCAAAAACCAACCAAACAGAAGAAGCAAAAAGTTTAGATGTTATCAAAGAAAATGTTAGAAATTTATCGCATCAATTAAGTAGCGAAAGCTTTGATAAAGTGTCTTTTAAAGATCAGATCATTAATTTAATATCAGACTTTTTTGAAATCGACTTTAGAATTAAAGCAGAGAAAATAGACAGTGTAGATTGGCAAAATATTAATAATGCTATTAAAAGAACCTTGTTTTTAACAATAAGAGAAAGTGTTCAAAATGCTAAAAAACATGCAGCGGCAAAAAATGTTGTTTTAAGTTTTAGTGAAACAAAAAAGGCTGTTTTTTTAACAATTTCTGATAACGGAAAAGGTTTTAATGTTGCTGCTAAGAAAACCGGAATTGGTTTAAAAAACATGGAAAATAAAATAAGAATTTTAATTGCTGATGATCATCAACTTGTAATACAAGGAATCCTTTGTTCTTTAAAAGAAGTAGGCGATTTTGATGTAGTTACAACCGATAATTGCGATGACGCTTTTCAGTTGATAAAAAGCAACCAGAATACAAACCCATTTCAACTTTTATTTACAGATTTAAGTTTTGATAATGTTACGAGCGAAACAAATTTAGATGGAGGAGAAGAGTTGATAAAGGCCATTAAAAATAATGAATTTGATATTAAAATTGCAGTAATTACGGGTCATACAGAAACAAATAGAGTGTATAATGTAATTAGTAATTTAAACCCAAATGCGTACTTATTAAAAAGTAAATGTGATGCTGCAGAGATTGGTTTTGCTGTTCAAAAAATGTTAGCAAACGATTACTATTACACGCACGAAATTCATCAAAAAATAATGAAACGTAACATCATTCAAATTCAAATGGATGATGTTGCTATTCAGATTATTAAAGAACTTCCAAATCATCCAAAACTTGCAAATTTAGAAGGAGTGATTACAAAAGGAGATGGTTCTTTTTTAAAACTTCGCTCTATAGAAACAAAATTAGGTAGCTTAAGAGCTGATCTAAACGCAAATAATAATACAGACTTAGTTTTAAAAGCAAAAGAACTAGGCATTATAGACTAA
- the rsmA gene encoding 16S rRNA (adenine(1518)-N(6)/adenine(1519)-N(6))-dimethyltransferase RsmA, with product MSVKAKKHLGQHFLTDESIAKDIADALSGNGYDDVLEIGPGMGVLTKYLLPKKAKVTVMELDRESVAYLNDTFPLEHIKLDTSTEHFSILEGDFLKKNIQDIFNKKQVAIIGNFPYNISTQIVFKAIENREYVPEFAGMFQKEVAKRIAEKEGSKVYGILSVLTQAFFDVEYLFTVPPTVFNPPPKVDSGVIRLVRKEDYSLPVDEKLFFRVVKTAFQQRRKMLRSSLKSFNLSDSLKEDPFFTKRPEQLSVNEFIELTQKLAENGI from the coding sequence ATGTCAGTTAAAGCAAAAAAACATTTAGGTCAACATTTTTTAACGGACGAAAGTATTGCAAAAGATATTGCAGATGCTTTATCGGGGAACGGATATGATGATGTTTTAGAAATTGGCCCAGGAATGGGGGTTTTAACAAAATACTTATTGCCCAAAAAAGCAAAAGTTACTGTTATGGAATTAGACAGAGAATCTGTTGCTTATTTAAATGATACTTTTCCTTTAGAACATATTAAGTTAGATACTTCAACAGAACATTTTAGTATTTTAGAAGGCGATTTCTTAAAGAAAAACATTCAAGATATTTTCAATAAAAAGCAAGTAGCTATTATTGGTAATTTTCCATATAATATTTCTACTCAAATTGTTTTTAAAGCAATAGAAAATAGAGAATATGTTCCTGAATTTGCAGGAATGTTTCAAAAAGAAGTGGCAAAAAGAATCGCAGAAAAAGAAGGAAGTAAAGTGTATGGAATTCTATCTGTTTTAACACAAGCCTTTTTTGATGTGGAATACTTATTTACAGTTCCGCCAACTGTTTTTAATCCGCCACCAAAAGTAGATTCGGGTGTTATTAGACTTGTTAGAAAAGAAGATTATTCATTACCTGTTGATGAAAAACTATTTTTTAGAGTGGTAAAAACTGCTTTTCAACAACGTAGAAAAATGTTACGTTCTAGCTTAAAATCTTTTAACCTTTCAGATTCTTTAAAAGAAGATCCTTTCTTTACAAAAAGACCAGAACAATTATCTGTAAATGAATTTATAGAATTGACTCAAAAACTAGCAGAAAATGGCATTTGA
- the serS gene encoding serine--tRNA ligase codes for MLQVQFIRDNKETVLEGLAKRNFANSETIIEQVLTADENRRKTQVELDDTLAESNKLSKEIGGFFKSGQVQKANLLKEKTGQLKDKSKELGESLNDFTEALQTLLYTIPNIPHASVKAGKSEEDNENIFSEGTIPDLGENALPHWELAKKYDIIDFELGNKITGAGFPVYKGKGARIQRALINYFLDKNTKAGYNEVQVPHLVNTESATATGQLPDKDGQMYHSTVDDLYLIPTAEIPITNMFRGNLLQESEFPITATGYTPCFRREAGSYGAHVRGLNRLHQFDKVEIVRIEHPDNSYQALNGMVEHIKDILRELKLPYRILRLCGGDTGFTAALTFDFEVFSTAQDRWLEISSASNFETFQANRLKLRFKNKEGKSELAHTLNGSSLALPRVLAGILENYQTADGIKVPDVLVPYCGFDMID; via the coding sequence ATGTTACAAGTACAATTTATTAGAGACAACAAAGAAACTGTTTTAGAAGGATTAGCAAAACGTAATTTTGCAAATTCTGAAACAATTATTGAGCAAGTTTTAACTGCTGATGAAAATCGAAGAAAAACTCAAGTTGAGTTAGATGATACTTTGGCGGAATCTAATAAACTGTCCAAAGAAATTGGTGGTTTCTTTAAATCTGGACAAGTACAAAAAGCAAACCTTTTAAAAGAAAAAACGGGTCAGTTAAAGGACAAATCTAAAGAACTTGGTGAAAGTTTAAATGATTTTACTGAGGCTTTACAAACCTTATTATATACGATACCGAATATTCCTCATGCTTCTGTAAAAGCAGGAAAGTCTGAAGAAGATAATGAGAACATTTTTAGTGAAGGAACGATTCCTGATTTAGGAGAAAATGCATTACCTCACTGGGAATTAGCTAAGAAATACGATATTATAGATTTCGAATTAGGAAATAAAATTACGGGTGCTGGTTTCCCGGTTTATAAAGGAAAAGGTGCTAGAATTCAGCGTGCTTTAATCAATTATTTTTTAGATAAAAATACAAAAGCTGGTTATAATGAAGTTCAGGTTCCTCATTTGGTAAATACAGAATCTGCAACTGCAACTGGGCAATTGCCAGATAAAGATGGACAAATGTATCATTCTACAGTAGATGATTTATATTTAATTCCTACTGCAGAAATTCCTATTACAAATATGTTTCGTGGAAACTTGTTACAAGAATCAGAATTTCCAATAACTGCAACGGGTTATACGCCTTGTTTTAGAAGAGAAGCAGGTAGTTATGGTGCACATGTTCGTGGTTTAAACAGATTACATCAATTTGATAAAGTAGAAATTGTACGCATTGAGCATCCAGATAATTCTTACCAAGCTTTAAACGGAATGGTAGAACACATAAAAGATATTTTAAGAGAATTAAAATTACCTTATAGAATTTTACGTTTGTGTGGTGGTGATACTGGTTTTACAGCTGCTTTAACTTTTGATTTTGAAGTATTTTCTACGGCGCAAGATCGATGGTTAGAAATCAGTTCTGCATCAAATTTTGAGACGTTTCAAGCAAATAGATTAAAACTTCGTTTTAAGAATAAAGAAGGAAAAAGCGAATTAGCACACACACTTAACGGAAGCTCTTTGGCTTTACCACGTGTTTTGGCTGGAATCTTAGAAAACTACCAAACAGCAGACGGAATAAAAGTACCAGATGTATTGGTTCCTTATTGTGGGTTTGATATGATTGATTAA
- a CDS encoding DUF4286 family protein, whose translation MYIYNVTINIDETVHLEWLTWMETQIPNVLNTGKFTSAKLTEVLVEEDMGGRTYSVQYTANTKEDLEDYYKHDADKLRSESLKKFGDKMLAFRTELRLVKEFYPTNTSN comes from the coding sequence ATGTACATATATAACGTAACTATAAATATCGATGAAACTGTTCATTTAGAATGGTTAACTTGGATGGAAACTCAAATACCTAATGTATTAAATACAGGTAAATTTACTTCTGCAAAACTTACTGAAGTTTTGGTCGAAGAAGATATGGGAGGAAGAACTTATTCTGTACAATACACAGCAAATACAAAAGAAGATTTAGAAGATTATTATAAACACGATGCAGACAAATTGCGTAGTGAAAGTCTTAAAAAATTTGGCGATAAAATGTTAGCTTTTAGAACAGAGTTAAGATTGGTAAAAGAGTTTTATCCTACAAATACTAGTAATTAA
- a CDS encoding tetratricopeptide repeat protein — MGESYYREGEYEKATQIFKKLYSKSPFNTSYLSRLISCYQETDQFLEAENLLKSKIKKNPKQGFLYVYLGYNYERQQLKELAEKNYNLALSSLDKRASYGGIISRVFKDYNLLDNAILAYEKVMAENKNANYSFQIAQIYGEKGDFKKMFESYINLVDKTENYLSLVQRYTSKYITDDSENEANILFRKTLLRKSASNPKDIWNVLLSWLFTQQKDYGKALIQEKALYQRNSTDLDAIFRVGKIAFENKSYEEAKECFDFINQTSTLSEEKIAANLYIAKIAVATNNSEAEKLFESLFNEFGKNTQTLKLQVAYADFLTFQKNKPNEAKAILENALQFSKSKFDKARIKLKLGDILVFTGKYNKALIYFSQIQTQLKNHELAQQARFKVAQTSYFKGDFTWAKAQLKVLKGSTTQLIANDALELFLIITDNEPVDSIPSGLKQYSKAALLAFQNKTQQAIDTLSIINKDYKGQPIEDEALFKQAQLFIKQNQFEAAIVNFEKVISLNPEGILIDDAYYELAELYKNHLKNPEKASEYYQKIIFDYSSSIYLVDARKKYRKIRGDKV; from the coding sequence TTGGGAGAAAGTTATTATAGAGAAGGTGAATATGAAAAAGCGACTCAGATTTTTAAAAAATTATATTCTAAAAGTCCTTTTAATACTTCTTATTTAAGTCGTTTAATTTCTTGTTATCAAGAAACGGATCAATTTTTAGAAGCAGAGAATTTATTAAAATCAAAAATTAAAAAGAATCCTAAACAAGGATTTTTATATGTGTATTTAGGTTATAATTACGAGCGTCAACAATTAAAAGAATTGGCAGAAAAGAATTATAATTTAGCCCTAAGTTCTTTGGATAAAAGGGCTTCTTATGGAGGAATTATTAGTCGTGTTTTTAAAGATTACAACTTATTAGACAACGCAATTTTAGCGTATGAAAAAGTAATGGCAGAAAATAAAAATGCTAATTATAGTTTTCAGATTGCACAGATTTATGGAGAAAAAGGCGACTTCAAAAAAATGTTTGAATCGTATATTAATTTGGTTGATAAAACTGAAAATTATTTAAGTCTCGTTCAAAGATATACAAGTAAATATATTACTGATGATTCTGAAAATGAAGCAAATATTTTATTCAGAAAAACGCTTTTAAGAAAATCTGCGAGCAATCCAAAAGATATTTGGAATGTGTTGTTAAGTTGGTTGTTTACACAGCAGAAAGATTACGGAAAAGCACTAATTCAAGAGAAAGCTTTGTATCAAAGAAACTCAACAGATTTAGATGCTATTTTTAGGGTAGGAAAAATAGCTTTTGAGAATAAAAGTTATGAGGAAGCAAAAGAGTGTTTCGATTTTATCAACCAAACATCAACTTTATCAGAAGAAAAAATAGCGGCTAATTTATACATCGCAAAAATTGCAGTTGCTACCAATAATTCTGAAGCTGAAAAATTATTTGAATCGTTATTTAACGAGTTTGGGAAAAATACACAGACGTTAAAATTACAAGTTGCTTATGCTGATTTTTTAACGTTTCAAAAGAATAAACCAAATGAAGCAAAAGCCATTTTAGAAAATGCTTTACAATTTTCGAAGTCGAAGTTTGATAAAGCAAGAATAAAATTAAAACTGGGAGATATCTTAGTATTTACAGGTAAATACAACAAAGCTTTAATCTACTTTTCTCAAATACAAACACAACTAAAAAACCACGAATTAGCACAACAAGCTCGTTTTAAAGTAGCACAAACAAGTTATTTTAAAGGCGATTTTACTTGGGCAAAAGCACAATTAAAAGTATTAAAAGGTTCTACAACACAATTGATTGCAAACGACGCTTTAGAGCTCTTTTTAATCATTACAGACAACGAACCTGTAGATTCTATTCCTTCTGGGTTAAAACAATATTCTAAAGCAGCATTGTTAGCTTTTCAGAATAAAACACAACAAGCAATTGATACTTTAAGCATTATCAATAAAGATTATAAAGGACAGCCAATTGAAGATGAAGCGCTTTTTAAACAAGCACAATTATTCATCAAACAAAACCAATTTGAAGCTGCAATTGTAAATTTCGAAAAAGTAATTTCCTTAAATCCTGAAGGTATTTTAATTGATGATGCGTATTACGAATTGGCAGAATTGTACAAAAATCATTTAAAAAACCCTGAAAAGGCATCAGAATACTATCAAAAGATTATTTTTGACTATTCTTCCAGTATTTATTTGGTAGACGCAAGAAAAAAATACCGTAAAATTAGAGGTGATAAAGTTTAA